In the uncultured Fibrobacter sp. genome, one interval contains:
- a CDS encoding aconitate hydratase, with the protein MLFNFDMIQGVYARIPARVEAARKQLGRPLTLAEKIIYSHLIDGAENRTYERGKDFAEFHPDRVAMQDATAQMALLQFTTAGKARVAVPSSVHCDHLIIAREGVEKDLPRAKEESKEVYDFLQSVSAKYGIDCWLPGAGIIHQVVLENYAFPGGMMIGTDSHTVNAGGLGMLAIGVGGADAVDAMVGLPWELKYPKMIGVKLTGKLQGFATAKDIILKLAGILTVKGGTNAIIEYFGEGARSLSATGKATIANMGAEVGATCSTFSYDDSMSRYLKVTGRADVAAAADKIAEHLKADPEVEANPEKYFDRVVEIDLNTLVPHFNGPFSPDRAYAVTDMAESLKATETKPESTPVVSAALIGSCTNSSYEDLFMAANMIKQALAKGLSPKCPLLINPGSEQVRYTAERDGLIDLFKQFGATIMTNACGPCIGRWDRAGADKKELNTIVHSFNRNFAKRADGNPNTHAFVASPLMAVIAALSGDIRFNPMTDTLVNNEGKAVKLDPPEQCELPPKGFEVKDAGYQAPAEDGSKITVSINPESKRLQALAPFAAWDGKDIAGAPLLIKAKGKCTTDHISMAGPWLNYRGHLENISNNMLIGAVNAFNGETNKVLCQCGEYKEVPELAKIYKAKGTGSIVIGDENYGEGSSREHAAMEPRFLGVKAVIVKSFARIHETNLKKQGMLALTFKNAADYDKIQEQDVFDIVGLTKFAPGSEFTLVAHHKDGSVDNIALSHTYNEQQWAWFKAGSALNLIRANNK; encoded by the coding sequence ATGCTTTTCAATTTCGACATGATCCAGGGCGTCTATGCCCGCATTCCCGCCCGCGTTGAAGCTGCCCGCAAGCAGCTGGGCCGTCCGCTCACCCTCGCCGAAAAGATTATCTACAGCCACCTGATCGATGGCGCCGAGAACAGGACCTACGAACGCGGCAAGGATTTTGCCGAATTCCACCCCGACCGCGTGGCCATGCAGGACGCTACCGCCCAGATGGCCCTTTTGCAGTTCACCACCGCCGGTAAGGCCCGTGTGGCAGTGCCGAGTTCCGTGCACTGCGACCACTTGATTATCGCTCGCGAAGGTGTCGAAAAGGACCTCCCGCGCGCGAAGGAAGAAAGCAAGGAAGTGTACGACTTCTTGCAGTCCGTGTCTGCCAAGTACGGCATTGACTGCTGGCTCCCGGGTGCAGGCATCATCCACCAGGTGGTGCTCGAAAACTATGCCTTCCCGGGCGGAATGATGATCGGTACCGACTCCCACACCGTGAACGCTGGCGGCCTCGGCATGCTCGCGATTGGCGTGGGCGGTGCAGACGCCGTGGATGCCATGGTCGGCCTCCCGTGGGAACTCAAGTACCCAAAGATGATTGGCGTGAAGCTCACTGGCAAGCTCCAGGGCTTCGCAACAGCGAAGGACATCATCCTCAAGCTCGCAGGCATCTTGACTGTTAAGGGTGGCACCAACGCCATTATCGAATACTTTGGCGAAGGCGCACGCAGCCTCTCCGCTACCGGCAAGGCAACGATTGCGAACATGGGTGCCGAAGTGGGCGCTACCTGCTCCACCTTCAGCTACGACGATTCCATGAGCCGCTACCTCAAGGTGACCGGCCGCGCCGACGTTGCCGCCGCCGCCGACAAGATTGCAGAACACCTCAAGGCCGACCCCGAAGTCGAAGCAAATCCGGAAAAGTACTTTGACCGCGTCGTCGAAATCGACTTGAACACGCTCGTGCCGCACTTCAACGGCCCGTTCAGCCCGGACCGCGCCTACGCCGTGACCGACATGGCCGAAAGCCTCAAGGCTACAGAAACCAAGCCGGAATCTACGCCGGTCGTAAGCGCCGCCCTCATCGGTTCTTGCACGAACTCCAGCTACGAAGACCTCTTCATGGCCGCGAACATGATCAAGCAGGCTCTCGCGAAGGGTCTTTCCCCGAAGTGCCCGCTCCTCATCAACCCGGGTTCCGAACAGGTTCGCTACACCGCTGAACGCGATGGTCTCATCGACTTGTTCAAGCAGTTCGGTGCAACGATCATGACGAACGCCTGCGGTCCTTGCATTGGCCGCTGGGACCGCGCCGGTGCCGACAAGAAGGAACTCAACACCATCGTCCACAGCTTTAACCGCAACTTCGCAAAGCGCGCCGACGGCAACCCGAACACGCACGCCTTTGTGGCTAGCCCGCTCATGGCCGTGATTGCCGCCCTCTCCGGCGATATCCGCTTCAACCCGATGACCGACACCCTCGTGAACAATGAGGGCAAGGCCGTGAAGCTCGACCCGCCGGAACAGTGCGAACTCCCGCCGAAGGGCTTCGAAGTCAAGGACGCCGGTTACCAGGCCCCTGCCGAAGACGGATCCAAGATTACCGTTTCCATCAACCCCGAAAGCAAGCGCCTCCAGGCCCTCGCACCGTTCGCGGCTTGGGACGGCAAGGACATCGCCGGAGCCCCGCTCCTCATCAAGGCGAAGGGCAAGTGCACCACCGACCACATTTCCATGGCCGGCCCGTGGCTCAACTACCGCGGTCACCTCGAAAACATTTCGAACAACATGCTCATCGGCGCCGTGAACGCCTTCAACGGCGAAACGAACAAGGTTCTCTGCCAGTGCGGTGAATACAAGGAAGTTCCGGAACTTGCCAAGATTTACAAGGCCAAGGGTACGGGCTCCATCGTCATCGGTGACGAAAACTACGGCGAAGGCTCCAGCCGCGAACATGCCGCCATGGAACCGCGCTTCCTCGGCGTGAAGGCCGTGATCGTGAAGAGCTTCGCCCGCATCCACGAAACGAACCTCAAGAAGCAGGGCATGCTCGCCCTCACCTTCAAGAACGCCGCCGACTACGACAAGATCCAGGAACAGGACGTGTTCGACATCGTTGGCCTCACCAAGTTCGCTCCGGGTTCCGAGTTCACGCTCGTCGCCCACCACAAGGACGGCTCGGTCGATAACATCGCCCTCAGCCACACCTACAACGAACAGCAGTGGGCATGGTTCAAGGCGGGTTCCGCCCTCAACTTGATCCGCGCGAACAACAAGTAA